TGAATGCATCAAAATGACGAACGACCTGCTGACGGTGAGAAACGCGGGATTTATGTTGTCTTTTTTTATGGAGCAGTCATTATTGATCTTGCACTTAGCACCTTCCGTGGGGAACCCTATCGTTCAACTCTTTTTGATCTTGCAATAAAGATAACTTCGGCCTTTTTTTATTTATTCGTGGCTTCGGTCACGCTTCTGAGGATTGTGGAGGGAAAGGACCTAAGCCTCAAATCACAAGTGTGTTTGGGTTGTAAGCCGGCCGTTGGTATTTAATTTTTGATTTACGTTGGCGGAGCAAATTTAGTCAAATCAATCCCGTCTACAGCCGACTTATATTCCTCAATACTTGGCGTGCGCCCTAGAATCGTAGAAAGCACGACCACAGGTGTTGATGCCAAAAGAGACTCGCCTTTTTTGTCATCGGCATCTTCGACTACTCTGCCTTCGAATAGGCGCGTCGATGTTGCCATAACTGTGTCACCTTTCTCTGCTTTTTCTTGATTGCCCATACACAGGTTGCAGCCGGGTCGCTCCAAATACAGTATGTTGTCATATTTAACACGATTGGCCTCTTTCGGCGCATCATCGTCAAATATAAAGCCTGCATATTTCTGCAGGATGCTCCAATCCCCCTCTTCCTTCAAC
The DNA window shown above is from Pseudomonadota bacterium and carries:
- a CDS encoding aconitase family protein translates to LKEEGDWSILQKYAGFIFDDDAPKEANRVKYDNILYLERPGCNLCMGNQEKAEKGDTVMATSTRLFEGRVVEDADDKKGESLLASTPVVVLSTILGRTPSIEEYKSAVDGIDLTKFAPPT